Proteins found in one Triticum urartu cultivar G1812 chromosome 4, Tu2.1, whole genome shotgun sequence genomic segment:
- the LOC125552420 gene encoding F-box protein SKIP22-like, which translates to MKLRLRSMDARGGVAETHRVQLPDTAVLADVKSFLAAKLSAAQPVPAESVRLSLNRSQELCSPDPSATLAALGLASGDLLYFTLSAELLSQPPPPQTLPRNPSPDTASIGQIASGSQSPGEAGGSSSPPQNLHIQPVSSSLPQNLHIEPISSPRPRALHVEPILPVASDPPDVVMAEAVHAPKSLSSLVIGILKREMEAEDAGCANGTVIHRLAVSLQAALVDAGFLAENPMGSRPGLLKDWASGAAATLTVKYTLPELVAMLPEGEEGKTVVLNCSLMPNFVMIYGCVPGACSEVRRLCLELPKLAPLLYLDSNEVGATEEKEILELWRVLKDELCLPLMISLCQLNGLRLPPCLMALPGDLKAKVLEFVPGVDLARVQCACKELQDLAADDNLWKMRLELETSPSSKGSGWSGDWKQRFVAAWKVDNSRRHHKRPPSPRFSGYGWGIGTRNPLNFPVIGGDSDRLPFINHNILGRSFGNQRRNISPNCNFEGHRQGFP; encoded by the coding sequence ATGAAGCTTCGGCTGCGTTCCATGGACGCGCGCGGCGGCGTCGCTGAGACGCACCGCGTGCAGCTGCCGGACACGGCCGTGCTCGCCGATGTGAAGTCCTTCCTCGCCGCCAAGCTCTCCGCCGCGCAGCCCGTCCCCGCCGAGTCCGTCCGCCTCTCCCTCAACCGCTCGCAGGAGCTCTGTTCACCGGACCCCTCAGCCACCCTCGCCGCCCTCGGCCTCGCATCCGGTGACCTCCTCTATTTCACGCTCTCCGCAGAATTATTATCGCAGCCACCGCCTCCTCAAACACTTCCCCGGAACCCTAGCCCGGATACAGCCTCCATCGGGCAAATTGCTTCCGGTTCCCAATCTCCTGGGGAGGCCGGTGGATCCTCGTCACCGCCGCAAAATCTACACATACAGCCTGTCTCTTCGTCGCTGCCGCAAAATCTACACATAGAGCCTATCTCTTCGCCGAGGCCGCGAGCCCTCCACGTGGAGCCTATTTTGCCCGTGGCATCTGATCCGCCCGATGTGGTGATGGCGGAGGCCGTCCACGCACCCAAGAGCTTGTCGAGCCTTGTGATTGGGATTCTCAAGCGGGAGATGGAGGCGGAGGATGCTGGATGCGCAAATGGTACAGTTATCCATCGCCTAGCTGTGTCCCTGCAGGCAGCTCTTGTCGATGCTGGCTTCCTTGCGGAGAATCCGATGGGGTCTCGCCCCGGATTGCTGAAGGACTGGGCCTCGGGTGCAGCGGCAACACTGACCGTAAAGTACACCCTACCGGAGCTTGTCGCCATGCTACCTGAGGGTGAAGAGGGGAAGACAGTGGTTTTGAACTGCTCATTGATGCCAAATTTTGTGATGATATATGGGTGTGTGCCTGGGGCATGCTCAGAAGTGCGCAGATTGTGCTTGGAGTTACCAAAGCTGGCGCCGCTGCTATATTTGGATAGCAATGAAGTGGGTGCAACAGAGGAGAAGGAGATTCTTGAGCTTTGGAGGGTGCTGAAGGATGAGCTGTGTCTTCCACTGATGATATCTTTGTGCCAACTCAACGGGTTGCGCTTGCCGCCGTGCTTGATGGCATTGCCAGGTGATCTGAAGGCTAAAGTCTTGGAGTTTGTTCCTGGGGTTGATCTTGCAAGGGTTCAGTGCGCATGCAAGGAATTGCAGGATCTTGCAGCAGATGATAATCTTTGGAAGATGAGGCTTGAACTGGAGACGAGTCCTTCTAGCAAGGGTTCTGGATGGAGCGGAGATTGGAAGCAAAGGTTTGTGGCAGCTTGGAAGGTGGACAACAGTAGGAGGCATCACAAGAGACCACCCAGCCCAAGGTTTTCGGGCTATGGTTGGGGGATCGGTACACGTAACCCACTTAACTTCCCAGTAATTGGTGGTGATTCGGACCGTCTGCCCTT